In Pyrus communis chromosome 1, drPyrComm1.1, whole genome shotgun sequence, the following are encoded in one genomic region:
- the LOC137719053 gene encoding serine/threonine-protein kinase Aurora-2 — MAIAAENQVPQEKASSEVSATETRRWTLNDFDIGKPLGRGKFGHVYLAREKRSNHIVALKVLFKSQLQQSQVEHQLRREVEIQSHLRHPNILRLYGYFYDQKRVYLILEYAAKGELYKELQKCKYFSERRAATYVVSLARALIYCHGKHVIHRDIKPENLLIGAQGELKIADFGWSVHTFNRRRTMCGTLDYLPPEMVESVEHDASVDIWSLGVLCYEFLYGVPPFEAKEHSDTYRRIVQVDLKFPPKPIVSAQAKDLISQMLVKDSAQRLALHKLLEHPWIVQNAEPSGVYRI, encoded by the exons atgGCGATTGCTGCGGAGAACCAGGTCCCCCAAGAGAAG GCTTCTTCGGAGGTTTCAGCGACGGAGACAAGAAGATGGACGCTCAATGACTTCGACATCGGAAAGCCTCTCGGACGAGGAAAGTTTGGTCACGTCTATTTGGCAAGAGAGAAAAGG AGCAATCACATTGTGGCACTTAAAGTCCTCTTCAAGAGCCAGCTGCAACAATCTCAGGTTGAACATCAGCTTCGTCGTGAAGTTGAAATACAAAGTCATCTCCGACATCCCAATATCCTACGCCTCTATGGCTACTTTTACGATCAG AAACGAGTTTATTTGATATTAGAATATGCTGCCAAAGGTGAACTATACAAGGAACTACAGAAGTGTAAATACTTCAGTGAAAGGCGTGCTGCCACT TATGTTGTATCATTAGCCAGGGCCCTTATATACTGCCATGGAAAGCACGTAATTCATAGAGATATCAAACCAGAAAACCTCCTAATTGGTGCTCAG GGTGAACTCAAGATAGCAGATTTTGGGTGGTCAGTACACACATTCAACCGCAGGCGGACCATGTGTGGCACCCTTGATTACCTCCCTCCAGAAATGG TGGAGAGTGTAGAGCATGATGCTAGTGTGGATATCTGGAGCCTTGGCGTCCTCTGCTATGAGTTCCTATACGGAGTCCCACCTTTCGAGGCCAAGGAGCATTCGGACACATACAGAAG GATTGTACAGGTGGACCTGAAGTTTCCTCCTAAACCAATTGTCTCTGCTCAGGCAAAGGACCTCATTAGTCAG ATGCTTGTCAAGGATTCTGCTCAACGCCTCGCGTTACACAAGCTTCTTGAACATCCATGGATTGTTCAGAACGCCGAGCCCTCTGGCGTATATAGGATATAA
- the LOC137719036 gene encoding ATP-dependent 6-phosphofructokinase 6-like: MGDSNPPGNVQMKVVKGDFGYVLEDVPHLCDYLSDLPTYPNPLRFNPAYSVVKQYFVNVDDTVAQKIVVHTDSPRGTHFRRAGPRQKVYFNPAEVHACIVTCGGLCPGLNTVIREIVCGLYHMYGVSKVLGIDGGYKGFYARNTITLTPKVVNDIHKRGGTIIGTSRGGHDTAKIVDSIQDRGINHVYIIGGDGTQKGAAVIYEEIRRRGLKVSVAGIPKTIDNDIPVIDRSFGFDTAVEEAQRAINAAHVEAGSIENGIGVVKLMGRYSGFIAMYATLASRDVDCCLIPESPFYLEGKGGLFEYIEKRLKENGHMVIVIAEGAGQDLLSESLQSMNQQDASGNKLLQDVGLWISERIKSHFGRQQKLAINLKYIDPTYMIRAIPSNAADNVYCTLLAQSAVHGAMAGYTGFVCGPVNGRHSYIPFNHITEKQNKVVITDRMWARLLSSTNQPSFLNPKDVTEIQEDEDPPTQMLDGENCKDSKFATKDIPSMS; the protein is encoded by the exons atggGCGATTCGAATCCGCCCGGAAACGTGCAGATGAAGGTGGTCAAGGGCGACTTCGGCTACGTGCTCGAAGACGTCCCCCATCTCTGCGATTACTTGTCCGATCTTCCT ACTTATCCCAATCCGTTGCGATTCAATCCTGCTTATTCAGTTGTAAA GCAGTATTTTGTTAACGTGGATGACACCGTTGCTCAAAAG ATTGTTGTTCACACGGATAGTCCGAGAGGGACACACTTCCGGCGAGCAGGACCACGCCAGAAG gTTTATTTCAACCCGGCTGAAGTTCATGCTTGTATTGTAACATGTGGTGGTTTGTGCCCGGGGCTCAACACGGTGATCAGGGAAATTGTGTGTGGACTTTATCACATGTATGGTGTCTCGAAAGTACTTGGGATAGAC GGAGGATACAAGGGTTTCTATGCCCGAAACACCATTACCTTGACACCCAAGGTTGTCAATGACATCCACAAGCGTGGCGGTACCATCATTGGTACGTCGCGAGGAGGACATGATACTGCAAAGATAGTTGACAGCATTCAGGATCGTGGAATTAATCAT GTTTACATAATTGGAGGTGATGGAACTCAAAAAGGAGCAGCTGTCATATATGAG GAAATTAGGCGGCGTGGCCTCAAAGTTTCTGTTGCAGGAATTCCAAAAACCATAGACAATGACATTCCG GTTATAGACAGATCTTTTGGCTTTGATACTGCAGTTGAGGAGGCTCAACGTGCCATTAATGCAGCTCATGTTGAAGCTGGAAGTATTGAGAACGGTATTGGTGTTGTGAAGCTAATGGGACGCTACAGTG GTTTCATAGCTATGTATGCTACACTTGCCAGTCGAGATGTCGACTGTTGTTTGATTCCAGAGTCCCCCTTCTATCTTGAAGGAAAAGGTGGACTTTTTGAGTACATTGAAAAACGACTCAAGGAAAATGGACATATGGTTATTGTGATAGCTGAGGGTGCAGGACAAGATCTTCTGTCAGAGAGCTTGCAATCTATGAACCAGCAGGATGCTTCAGGAAACAAGCTACTTCAAGATGTTGGGTTATGGATTTCTGAGAGGATAAAG AGTCACTTTGGAAGGCAGCAAAAGCTCGCCATTAATCTTAAGTATATAG ATCCTACGTACATGATCCGGGCTATTCCAAGCAATGCAGCCGACAACGTCTACTGCACACTCCTTGCTCAAAGTGCGGTTCATGGAGCAATGGCAGGGTACACAGGCTTTGTATGTGGGCCTGTCAATGGAAGGCATTCTTATATTCCTTTCAAT CATATTACAGAGAAGCAGAACAAGGTTGTGATTACTGACAGGATGTGGGCGCGACTCCTTTCTTCAACCAACCAGCCGAGCTTCTTGAACCCCAAAGATGTCACCGAAATCCAAGAAGATGAAGATCCTCCAACTCAGATGTTGGATGGGGAAAACTGTAAAGATAGCAAGTTCGCAACAAAAGACATCCCCAGCATGTCATGA
- the LOC137719069 gene encoding profilin-3-like, which produces MSWQQYVDDHLMCDIDGNSLTTAAILGQDGSVWAQSATFPAFKPEEIAAILKDFDQPGTLAPTGLFLGGTKYMVIQGEPGAVIRGKKGSGGITIKKTSQALLIGIYDEPLTPGQCNIVVERLGDYLIEQGL; this is translated from the exons ATGTCGTGGCAGCAGTACGTCGACGACCACTTGATGTGCGATATCGACGGCAACAGCCTTACCACCGCCGCTATCCTCGGCCAAGACGGCAGCGTTTGGGCTCAGAGCGCTACTTTCCCTGCG TTTAAGCCTGAGGAGATTGCTGCAATTCTTAAAGATTTCGACCAACCCGGAACGCTTGCCCCAACCGGATTATTCCTTGGTGGGACCAAGTATATGGTGATCCAAGGTGAACCCGGCGCTGTCATTCGAGGAAAGAAG GGTTCGGGTGGAATTACCATTAAGAAGACCAGCCAGGCCCTGTTAATCGGTATATATGATGAGCCTTTGACTCCTGGGCAGTGCAACATAGTTGTGGAGAGGCTGGGAGATTACCTTATCGAGCAGGGTCTCTAA
- the LOC137719020 gene encoding pentatricopeptide repeat-containing protein At1g08070, chloroplastic-like has product MRHLYQIQAQLLTNPIPSIDPNIIAVKLIGVSAAHANTRHAALVFNHPLKTPNIFCYNALLKAFAQNNDWPNTIYFFNRQLGSPDAPDPDEYTFTSVLKACAGIARVAEGEKVHCFVLKYGCESNLFVRNSLTDMYFKVGNFGIAQKLFDDMSVRDVVSWNTLVSGYCSSGQVEKARWVFDGMEEKTLFSWSTMISAYAKAGELEVAQRLFDEMPERNVVSWNAIIAGYAQNEMYAEAIQMFRQMQRCGVTPNDVTLISVLSACAHLGALDLGKWIDRFIRRNGMELGLFLGNALADMYAKCGCIIEAKRVFNKMHERDVISWSIIITGLAMNGHADEAFGCFDKMIEYGVKPNDITFMGLLTACTHAGLVDKGLEYFDLMAKAYGILPKVEHYGCVVDLLSRAGRLIEAEDMINTMPMRPNVIVWGALLGGCRIYKDSERGERVVQRILELDSDHSGSYVYLANVYTSMGRLDDAARCRLQMRDRGVSKTPGCSWIEVDNIVHEFFMGDLSHPQMDKIYSMIRELRRKMKLAGYKPKTDLVLHNIDEEEKEDALLVHSERLAIAFGLISTSPGTTIRIVKNLRVCHDCHDATKLISKIVEREIVVRDRSRFHHFKDGKCSCNDYW; this is encoded by the coding sequence ATGCGCCACCTCTACCAAATCCAAGCCCAACTCCTTACCAACCCAATCCCCTCCATCGACCCAAACATCATCGCCGTCAAGCTCATCGGCGTCTCTGCCGCCCACGCCAACACCCGCCACGCTGCACTCGTATTTAACCACCCCCTCAAAACGCCGAATATTTTCTGTTACAACGCCCTTCTCAAAGCATTCGCCCAAAACAATGACTGGCCAAACACGATATATTTTTTCAATCGGCAATTGGGTTCGCCAGATGCTCCGGACCCGGACGAGTACACCTTCACTTCGGTGCTCAAGGCCTGCGCCGGGATTGCACGAGTGGCGGAGGGCGAGAAAGTTCACTGCTTTGTTTTGAAATACGGGTGTGAATCCAATCTATTTGTTAGGAATTCGCTAACTGATATGTATTTCAAGGTGGGTAATTTTGGGATTGCCCAGAAGCTGTTTGATGATATGTCTGTGAGAGATGTTGTTTCCTGGAACACTTTGGTTTCCGGGTATTGTTCGAGTGGGCAGGTTGAGAAGGCTAGGTGGGTGTTTGATGGGATGGAAGAGAAGACTTTGTTTTCTTGGTCGACTATGATCAGTGCGTATGCGAAGGCAGGTGAGTTGGAGGTGGCTCAGCGGCTTTTTGATGAGATGCCGGAGAGGAATGTGGTTTCTTGGAATGCAATAATTGCGGGGTATGCACAGAATGAGATGTATGCTGAGGCTATTCAGATGTTTAGGCAAATGCAGCGATGTGGGGTGACACCAAATGATGTTACGCTGATCAGTGTGCTGTCTGCTTGCGCTCACCTTGGTGCTCTTGACTTGGGGAAGTGGATTGATCGGTTTATAAGGCGGAATGGGATGGAATTAGGTCTGTTTTTGGGGAATGCATTGGCGGATATGTATGCGAAGTGCGGCTGCATAATTGAGGCTAAACGAGTTTTTAACAAGATGCATGAGAGAGATGTGATATCTTGGAGCATTATCATCACTGGATTGGCCATGAATGGCCATGCTGATGAAGCTTTCGGGTGTTTCGACAAAATGATTGAGTATGGGGTGAAGCCAAATGACATCACTTTTATGGGATTATTGACAGCATGTACACATGCTGGCTTGGTAGATAAGGGGCTTGAGTATTTTGATTTGATGGCCAAAGCATACGGGATCCTTCCCAAGGTTGAGCATTATGGATGTGTGGTTGATCTTCTCAGTCGTGCCGGCCGCCTTATTGAAGCAGAGGATATGATCAACACAATGCCGATGCGGCCTAATGTTATAGTCTGGGGAGCATTGCTAGGTGGTTGCCGGATTTATAAAGATAGTGAGAGAGGGGAACGTGTAGTTCAGCGTATTCTTGAACTAGATTCCGATCATTCTGGAAGCTATGTTTATCTTGCTAATGTATATACGTCAATGGGTAGGCTAGACGATGCAGCGAGATGTAGGCTGCAAATGCGAGATAGAGGCGTATCAAAAACACCTGGATGCAGCTGGATAGAGGTGGACAACATAGTTCATGAGTTCTTCATGGGAGACCTGTCGCATCCTCAGATGGACAAGATATATTCGATGATTAGAGAACTAAGGAGGAAAATGAAGCTAGCTGGGTACAAACCGAAGACGGATTTAGTCCTACATAATATCgatgaagaagagaaagaggatGCATTATTGGTTCACAGCGAGAGGCTAGCGATTGCATTCGGGCTGATTAGTACCAGTCCTGGAACCACAATTCGAATCGTGAAGAATTTGCGAGTTTGTCACGATTGCCACGATGCAACGAAACTAATCTCTAAAATTGTTGAGCGAGAGATTGTTGTGCGCGATCGCAGTCGGTTCCACCATTTCAAAGATGGGAAGTGTTCTTGCAATGACTACTGGTAG
- the LOC137747669 gene encoding endoribonuclease YBEY, chloroplastic-like: MLLHLPSFSSATQMARCVPRAALISSSSFPSAPGLISPPKAHLFQVSVSTVFVRGLHATRGDKWRCAARPPLIRGRICSSQKGERKVRRQSPKIKEKEVELDVSISIEEASNNPKILRIAELLRLDAPAAVKLAFDGLKDSVYKTRDNAIGGVAGYESVELSVLLCDDKFIRKLNKEWRGEDHATDVISMSQHVPDLKLPMLMLGDIVISVETAARQAEQRGHTLLDEIRILAVHGLLHLLGFDHEVSKDAEVEMEKEEDLLLKSLGWKGKGLIQSAYDAEPHSDGVKLDDRKKEGSPQYYKQKFRYIFCDMDGTLLNSKSQLSSTNIQALKEASSRGVKIVIATGKARPAVIRVFKEVDLTGKDGIVSEFSPGVFLQGLLVYGTQGREIFRMNLDTDVCREACRYSLENEVPLIAFTEDRCLSLYDHPLVDSMHTVYHEQKAEIMPSVEHLVAAAGIQKLVFMDTAEGVTTALRPYWSEATGDSATVVQTVPDMLEIVPPGTSKGRGVNMLLDHLGVTPREIMAIGDGENDIEMLELASLGIALSNGAEKAKAVANVIGLSNDEDGVADAIYRYAL; the protein is encoded by the exons ATGCTCCTCCACCTACCCTCCTTCTCCTCCGCCACTCAAATGGCGCGTTGCGTCCCACGCGCCGCCCTAATTTCCAGCTCATCGTTTCCATCTGCGCCGGGTTTAATCTCCCCTCCGAAAGCGCACCTCTTTCAGGTCTCCGTATCAACGGTATTCGTCCGCGGACTTCACGCGACGCGCGGAGACAAATGGAGATGTGCAGCCAGACCGCCATTGATCCGGGGGCGAATCTGCAGTTCGCAGAAAGGTGAAAGGAAGGTGAGGCGGCAATCCCCGAAAATCAAGGAGAAGGAGGTGGAGCTCGATGTCAGTATTTCTATCGAAGAAGCATCGAACAATCCCAAAATCTTG AGAATTGCGGAATTGCTCCGGCTGGATGCTCCGGCGGCGGTGAAGCTAGCGTTTGATGGGCTGAAAGATTCAGTGTATAAAACAAGGGACAATGCTATAGGCGGTGTTGCGGGATATGAAAGCGTGGAGCTTTCGGTGCTTCTTTGCGATGACAAGTTTATCCGAAAACTTAACAAGGAATGGAGAGGAGAGGACCATGCTACTGATGTTATTTCCATGTCCCAGCATGTCCCTGATCTTAAGCTTCCCATG CTTATGTTGGGGGACATTGTGATTTCTGTTGAGACAGCAGCAAGACAAGCGGAGCAAAGAGGCCATACGCTTCTTGACGAGATTCGCATTCTCGCG GTACATGGGTTGTTACATTTGTTAGGATTTGATCATGAAGTTAGCAAAGATGCTGAAGTAGAaatggagaaggaggaggatctTCTCTTAAAGAGTCTTGGGTGGAAGGGAAAAGGATTAATTCAGAGCGCATATGATGCTGAACCCCATTCCGATGGGGTCAAACTAGATG ACAGGAAGAAAGAAGGCAGCCCTCAATACTATAAGCAAAAGTTCAGATATATCTTCTGTGATATGGATG GCACCCTTCTCAACAGCAAAAGCCAACTGAGCTCAACGAACATCCAGGCTCTGAAAGAGGCCTCATCAAGGGGTGTGAAAATAGTGATAGCAACAGGAAAA GCTCGGCCAGCTGTGATTCGTGTTTTTAAGGAGGTAGATTTAACTGGAAAAGACGGCATTGTTTCAGAATTTTCTCCTGGGGTTTTCTTGCAG GGATTGCTTGTTTATGGTACACAAGGTCGGGAAATTTTTAGAATGAATTTGGATACAGATGTGTGCAGAGAG GCATGTCGCTACTCTCTGGAGAATGAGGTTCCTCTTATTGCATTCACCGAGGATCGTTGCTTATCTCTATATGATCACCCACTTGTCGATTCCATGCATACTGTATATCACGAGCAAAAG GCAGAGATCATGCCTTCAGTTGAGCATCTTGTAGCTGCTGCTGGCATACAG AAACTAGTCTTCATGGACACTGCTGAGGGAGTGACAACTGCTTTGAGGCCATACTGGTCCGAAGCAACCGGAGATAGTGCCACGGTTGTCCAAACCGTGCCCGACATGCTGGAAATTGTTCCCCCCGGAACCTCAAAAGGGCGTGGAGTAAACATGCTGCTTGATCATTTGGGAGTCACTCCAAGGGAG ATCATGGCTATTGGCGATGGGGAAAATGATATCGAGATGCTTGAGCTGGCTTCTTTAGGCATTGCTCTTAGTAACGGGGCAGAGAAGGCGAAGGCTGTGGCTAACGTAATTGGTCTCAGCAACGATGAAGATGGTGTAGCTGATGCAATCTACCGGTACGCATTGTGA
- the LOC137737046 gene encoding LOW QUALITY PROTEIN: nuclear poly(A) polymerase 4-like (The sequence of the model RefSeq protein was modified relative to this genomic sequence to represent the inferred CDS: inserted 1 base in 1 codon): MASSEDPNASSPAEQPPKHYGITKPIFLSGPTEYDLQRNVELEKFLIDSGLYENKDEAAKREEVLGRIDQIVKGWVKQLTSRRGYTDQMVEDANAVIFTFGSYRLGVHGPGADIDTLCVGPSYVNREEDFFIILHDILDELEEVTELQPVPDAHVPVMKFKFQGISIDLLYASISLLVVPDDLDISHGSVLYDVDEQTVRSLNGCRVADQILKLVPNVEHFRTTLRCLKFWAKRRGVYSNVTGFLGGVNWAILVARICQLYPNAIPSMLVSRFFRVYTQWRWPNPVILCSIEENELGFPTWDPRRNPRDRLHHMPIITPAYPCMNSSYNVSVSTLRVMAEQFDHGNRICQEIELNKAQWSALFEPYLFFEAYKNYLQVDIVAADVDDLLTWKGWVESRFRQLTLKIERDTKGMLQCHPYPKEYVDVTKPCPHCAFFMGLQRKEGLRGKEGQQFDIRGTVDEFREGINMYVFWKPGMDIYVSHVRRKQLPPFVFPDGCKRPRLLRHVSQQDERTYEDSAGCSSGSVERHTRRKIDHKTEDMRPAKLEKQTSVSSQLMESVAPESITGGAPDTSFSNGIRLECLATGDAEKKSDHRLSVGQLESEXGSVGHMRMVDNIAHESNTANECTSMRVPEIPKVRNEVNPSQEDHEVKPSEQLEKSLSLKELVIPFTASISESKETCEMA; the protein is encoded by the exons ATGGCGAGTTCCGAGGATCCAAATGCATCTTCCCCGGCTGAACAGCCGCCAAAGCACTACGGCATCACGAAGCCGATCTTCCTTTCGGGTCCCACCGAGTATGATCTTCAACGAAATGTCGAACTCGAAAAG TTCTTGATTGATTCGGGTCTTTATGAGAACAAAGATGAGGCTGCGAAGAGAGAAGAGGTTCTTGGCCGCATTGATCAG ATTGTGAAAGGCTGGGTGAAGCAATTGACAAGTCGAAGAGGCTACACGGATCAGATGGTGGAGGATGCGAATGCTGTCATTTTTACTTTTGGGTCTTATCGTCTTGGG GTTCATGGGCCTGGAGCTGACATAGACACTTTGTGTGTTGGGCCATCATATGTGAATCGAGAG GAAGATTTCTTTATTATATTGCATGATATCCTGGATGAATTGGAAGAGGTTACTGAACTTCAACCAGTTCCTGATGCTCATGTCCCCGTCATGAAATTCAAGTTCCAGGGAATATCAATAGATCTCTTGTATGCAAGCATATCTCTTTTGGTTGTTCCAGAT GATCTGGATATCTCACATGGATCTGTGCTATATGATGTTGATGAGCAAACTGTTCGAAGTCTGAACGGCTGCAGGGTTGCAGATCAAATTCTTAAACTTGTCCCCAATGTTGAG CACTTCCGGACGACACTCAGATGTTTGAAGTTTTGGGCTAAAAGACGTGGTGTTTATTCAAAT GTTACTGGATTCCTTGGTGGTGTGAATTGGGCTATCTTAGTTGCTCGGATATGCCAGCTTTATCCCAATGCAATTCCTAGCATGTTGGTTTCCAGATTTTTCAGAGTGTATACTCAGTGGCGTTGGCCAAATCCTGTAATTCTATGTTCAATTGAAGAGAATGAACTTGGGTTCCCTACATGGGACCCTCGTAGAAACCCTCGGGACCGCCTTCATCATATGCCAATAATAACTCCTGCATACCCTTGCATGAACTCTAGTTACAATGTCTCAGTAAGTACTTTACGAGTTATGGCAGAGCAGTTCGACCATGGTAATAGGATATGTCAG GAGATTGAGCTGAATAAGGCCCAGTGGAGTGCTCTCTTTGAACCTTATCTCTTCTTTGAGGCATACAAAAATTATCTACAAGTGGACATAGTTGCAGCTGATGTTGATGACTTGCTAACGTGGAAGGGATGGGTGGAGTCCCGGTTTAGACAGCTTACCTTGAAG ATAGAGCGAGACACAAAAGGGATGCTGCAGTGCCATCCATATCCTAAGGAATATGTTGACGTAACCAAGCCATGCCCACACTGCGCTTTCTTTATGGGTTTGCAGAGAAAAGAGGGATTGAGAGGTAAAGAAGGTCAGCAATTTGATATACGTGGAACAGTTGATGAGTTCAGGGAAGGAATAAACATGTACGTGTTCTGGAAACCCGGGATGGATATATACGTTTCTCATGTTCGCCGGAAGCAGCTTCCTCCCTTTGTTTTCCCTGATGGGTGTAAGCGTCCTCGATTATTGAGGCATGTAAGTCAGCAGGATGAAAGAACCTATGAAGATTCTGCAGGTTGTAGTTCTGGATCTGTGGAAAGACATACCAGGAGGAAAATTGATCATAAAACAGAGGATATGAGGCCAGCTAAACTAGAGAAGCAGACGTCTGTTAGTTCACAATTGATGGAGTCTGTGGCCCCAGAAAGTATTACAGGTGGAGCACCTGATACCAGCTTCAGTAATGGCATTAGATTAGAGTGTCTTGCAACTGGAGATGCAGAAAAGAAATCTGATCATAGATTGTCTGTTGGACAGTTAGAGAGTG AAGGAAGTGTTGGACACATGAGAATGGTTGATAATATTGCGCATGAATCCAATACTGCAAATGAGTGCACGTCTATGCGTGTTCCTGAAATCCCTAAAGTCAGAAATGAGGTCAATCCTTCACAAGAGGATCATGAGGTAAAGCCATCTGAACAGTTGGAGAAATCTCTTTCCTTGAAGGAGCTGGTAATTCCATTCACAGCATCTATCTCAGAGTCCAAGGAAACATGTGAGATGGCGTAA